One region of Planctomycetota bacterium genomic DNA includes:
- a CDS encoding dockerin type I repeat-containing protein, with protein sequence MRHTRNHAAACLVFFPAWISSFALAGGGESFGDIPMIWSDVAVGAMSGAQHGMPQEERLAWYSLVQAPEASWLRLEFGEGSTLARAMSGAQTDSYIRITSLLDGAEQILTAESLEQWHNTSAYFNGDAVIVELITGKGDALSQISIATAQVGEEPVVIMKSQCGGVDDRIASTDPRVCRITSVGCTGWMINDANHMFLSAGHCPADPGFSVAQFHVPLSLGNGSVVNPPPEDQYAIDASSIQYANGGIGNDWCYFGVFPNSNTGLTPFQKQQASFICAAPPPVADVTLRITGFGLDIGNASQTNQTSTGPFTNNPGTTLQYAVDTMGGNSGSPVIVEGQGVAIGIHTHAGCSFGGGANNGTSYSRAGLQAALASPKGVCKAMGFDFPNGLPVNLNSAGGEEILVTFTSPSGASAPAAPKMMWKYEGDAASSTINGVLVSGTTYSFTTPGFNCGSRVLYGFSARMGASGGMGTWPAAMPQQWLSADTSSINLVMWADNFESNLSWTADASGATSGLWTRAAPNGGGFHGDPLIDADGSGECFVTGNIEGNSVADGSVTLTSPALDASTALNAHLSYSFWFDNTTGANPNQGSMVIEISEDDGQNWANVETVSPADTGVGWVHRLLHVSDFVNPSSTLRLRFTATNTDPDCVVEAGVDGVRLLAEGGLGWCGLQGDFNNDGVVDSGDLGILLLQYEIGGLTDLDGDGTTDSADVGLLLLMFS encoded by the coding sequence ATGCGCCATACCCGAAATCATGCCGCCGCCTGTCTTGTGTTTTTCCCGGCGTGGATTTCGTCTTTTGCACTCGCCGGCGGCGGCGAATCGTTCGGCGACATTCCAATGATCTGGTCCGATGTTGCGGTGGGAGCCATGTCCGGCGCGCAGCACGGCATGCCGCAGGAGGAGCGCCTCGCCTGGTATTCGCTCGTGCAAGCGCCCGAGGCCTCGTGGCTCCGCCTGGAATTCGGCGAAGGCTCGACCCTGGCCCGGGCGATGAGCGGCGCCCAGACCGACAGCTACATCCGCATCACCAGCCTGCTCGACGGCGCGGAGCAGATCCTCACCGCCGAAAGCCTTGAGCAGTGGCACAACACCAGCGCCTACTTCAACGGCGACGCCGTCATTGTCGAGTTGATCACGGGCAAGGGCGACGCCCTGAGCCAGATTTCCATCGCCACCGCGCAGGTGGGCGAGGAACCCGTCGTCATCATGAAATCGCAGTGCGGCGGCGTCGACGACCGGATCGCCTCGACCGATCCCCGCGTCTGCCGGATCACCTCGGTGGGCTGCACGGGCTGGATGATCAACGACGCGAACCACATGTTCCTCTCGGCAGGCCACTGCCCCGCCGATCCCGGATTCTCCGTGGCGCAGTTTCATGTTCCGCTTTCGCTGGGCAACGGCTCGGTCGTGAATCCGCCGCCGGAGGACCAGTACGCCATTGACGCGTCGAGCATCCAGTACGCCAACGGCGGCATCGGCAACGACTGGTGTTACTTCGGTGTGTTTCCGAATTCGAACACCGGTCTGACCCCCTTTCAAAAGCAGCAGGCCTCCTTCATCTGCGCGGCCCCGCCCCCCGTCGCCGACGTCACGCTGCGCATCACGGGCTTCGGCCTCGACATCGGCAACGCGAGTCAGACCAACCAGACCAGCACCGGCCCCTTCACCAACAACCCCGGCACGACGCTGCAGTACGCGGTCGACACGATGGGCGGCAACTCCGGATCGCCGGTGATCGTCGAGGGCCAGGGCGTGGCGATCGGCATCCACACGCACGCGGGGTGCTCCTTCGGCGGCGGCGCCAACAACGGCACCAGCTACAGCCGCGCCGGACTGCAGGCCGCGCTCGCCAGCCCGAAGGGCGTGTGCAAGGCGATGGGCTTCGACTTTCCCAATGGCCTCCCCGTGAATCTGAACAGCGCCGGCGGCGAGGAGATCCTGGTGACCTTCACCTCGCCCTCGGGAGCCTCAGCGCCGGCAGCCCCCAAGATGATGTGGAAGTACGAGGGCGACGCGGCTTCCTCGACGATCAACGGCGTCCTGGTCTCGGGCACCACCTACAGTTTCACCACCCCCGGCTTCAACTGCGGCTCGCGCGTTCTCTACGGCTTCTCGGCGCGGATGGGCGCGTCCGGCGGCATGGGCACCTGGCCCGCGGCGATGCCGCAGCAGTGGCTCTCCGCGGACACCTCCTCCATCAATCTGGTCATGTGGGCGGACAATTTTGAGTCCAACCTCTCCTGGACGGCTGACGCGTCGGGCGCCACCTCCGGTCTCTGGACTCGCGCCGCCCCCAACGGCGGCGGATTCCACGGCGATCCGCTGATCGACGCGGATGGCAGCGGCGAGTGCTTCGTCACTGGCAACATCGAGGGCAACAGCGTGGCGGATGGCAGCGTGACCCTGACCAGCCCGGCGCTGGACGCCTCCACGGCGCTCAACGCCCATCTGAGCTACTCCTTCTGGTTCGACAACACCACCGGCGCGAATCCGAACCAGGGCTCCATGGTGATCGAGATCTCCGAGGATGATGGCCAGAACTGGGCCAATGTCGAGACGGTCTCGCCCGCGGACACCGGCGTGGGATGGGTGCACCGCCTGCTCCATGTCAGCGACTTCGTCAATCCCTCATCCACGCTGCGACTCCGCTTCACGGCGACCAACACCGATCCCGACTGCGTTGTGGAAGCCGGCGTCGACGGCGTGCGTCTGCTCGCCGAGGGCGGCCTGGGATGGTGCGGCTTGCAGGGCGATTTCAACAATGATGGCGTGGTGGACTCCGGCGACCTCGGCATTCTTCTCCTGCAATACGAGATCGGCGGCCTGACCGACCTGGACGGCGACGGCACCACGGATTCCGCCGACGTCGGCCTGCTGCTGCTGATGTTCTCCTGA